A region from the Osmerus eperlanus chromosome 11, fOsmEpe2.1, whole genome shotgun sequence genome encodes:
- the LOC134029189 gene encoding gap junction delta-2 protein isoform X1: MGEWTILERLLEAAVQQHSTMIGRILLTVVVIFRILIVAIVGETVYEDEQAMFICNTMQPGCNQACYDKAFPISHIRYWVFQIILVCTPSLCFITYSVHQSAKQRDRRYSFLYPLLDRDYGGQGGARKLRNINGILVQHGDSGREKEEPECLEVKEIPNAPRGLTHAKNKVRRQEGISRFYIIQVVFRNALEIGFLAGQYFLYGFSVPGIFECDRYPCLKEVECYVSRPTEKTVFLVFMFAVSGICVLLNLAELNHLGWKKIKAAVRGVQARRKSICEIRKKDMSHLSQPPNMGRTQSSESAYV; encoded by the exons aaTCTTGCTGACCGTGGTGGTGATATTCCGTATCTTGATCGTGGCCATCGTCGGTGAGACCGTTTACGAGGACGAGCAGGCCATGTTCATCTGCAACACCATGCAGCCCGGCTGCAACCAGGCCTGCTATGACAAGgccttccccatctctcacaTCCGCTACTGGGTGTTCCAGATCATCCTGGTGTGCACGCCCAGCCTCTGCTTCATCACCTACTCCGTGCACCAGTCTGCCAAGCAGCGCGACCGCCGCTACTCCTTCCTGTACCCGCTGCTGGACAGGGACTACGGCGGGCAGGGCGGAGCCCGGAAGCTGCGGAACATCAACGGGATCCTGGTCCAGCATGGAGACAGTGggcgggagaaggaggagccagAATgtctggaggtgaaggagataCCAAACGCACCGCGAGGGCTTACGCACGCCAAGAACAAG GTGCGTCGTCAGGAAGGTATTTCCCGGTTCTACATCATCCAGGTAGTGTTCCGGAACGCTCTGGAGATTGGCTTCCTGGCCGGACAGTACTTCCTGTATGGCTTCAGCGTTCCGGGGATCTTCGAGTGCGACCGCTACCCCTGCCTGAAGGAGGTGGAGTGCTACGTGTCTCGGCCCACGGAGAAGACCGTGTTCCTGGTCTTCATGTTCGCGGTCAGTGGCATCTGTGTCCTGCTGAACCTGGCTGAGCTCAACCACCTGGGCTGGAAGAAGATCAAGGCGGCCGTGCGTGGTGTGCAAGCTCGCAGGAAGTCCATCTGTGAGATTAGGAAGAAGGATATGTCCCACCTGTCACAGCCCCCCAATATGGGGCGAACCCAGTCCAGCGAATCAGCCTATGTCTGA
- the LOC134029189 gene encoding gap junction delta-2 protein isoform X2, with protein sequence MGEWTILERLLEAAVQQHSTMIGRILLTVVVIFRILIVAIVGETVYEDEQAMFICNTMQPGCNQACYDKAFPISHIRYWVFQIILVCTPSLCFITYSVHQSAKQRDRRYSFLYPLLDRDYGGQGGARKLRNINGILVQHGDSGREKEEPECLEVRRQEGISRFYIIQVVFRNALEIGFLAGQYFLYGFSVPGIFECDRYPCLKEVECYVSRPTEKTVFLVFMFAVSGICVLLNLAELNHLGWKKIKAAVRGVQARRKSICEIRKKDMSHLSQPPNMGRTQSSESAYV encoded by the exons aaTCTTGCTGACCGTGGTGGTGATATTCCGTATCTTGATCGTGGCCATCGTCGGTGAGACCGTTTACGAGGACGAGCAGGCCATGTTCATCTGCAACACCATGCAGCCCGGCTGCAACCAGGCCTGCTATGACAAGgccttccccatctctcacaTCCGCTACTGGGTGTTCCAGATCATCCTGGTGTGCACGCCCAGCCTCTGCTTCATCACCTACTCCGTGCACCAGTCTGCCAAGCAGCGCGACCGCCGCTACTCCTTCCTGTACCCGCTGCTGGACAGGGACTACGGCGGGCAGGGCGGAGCCCGGAAGCTGCGGAACATCAACGGGATCCTGGTCCAGCATGGAGACAGTGggcgggagaaggaggagccagAATgtctggag GTGCGTCGTCAGGAAGGTATTTCCCGGTTCTACATCATCCAGGTAGTGTTCCGGAACGCTCTGGAGATTGGCTTCCTGGCCGGACAGTACTTCCTGTATGGCTTCAGCGTTCCGGGGATCTTCGAGTGCGACCGCTACCCCTGCCTGAAGGAGGTGGAGTGCTACGTGTCTCGGCCCACGGAGAAGACCGTGTTCCTGGTCTTCATGTTCGCGGTCAGTGGCATCTGTGTCCTGCTGAACCTGGCTGAGCTCAACCACCTGGGCTGGAAGAAGATCAAGGCGGCCGTGCGTGGTGTGCAAGCTCGCAGGAAGTCCATCTGTGAGATTAGGAAGAAGGATATGTCCCACCTGTCACAGCCCCCCAATATGGGGCGAACCCAGTCCAGCGAATCAGCCTATGTCTGA